CTCCATCGGCCCGAGATCGTCTTCCTGGATGAGCCGACCGGCGGGGTCGATCCCATCACCCGCCGGCAGTTCTGGCAATCGATCTACGAGACGGCCGCTGCGGGCACAACCGTCTTCGTCACCACCCACTACATGGATGAGGCGGAGTACTGCGATCGCATCTGCATCATGGTCGACGGCCGGATTGGCGCCATGGGCCGCCCCGGCGACCTCAAGCAGGAGCACGGCGTCGGGTCGGTCGATGAGCTGTTCGTGCGCCTGGCCCGGCCTGCCGGAGCCAGCGCATGAGCGCCCTGCGTGGCTTCATCCGGAAGGAAACCTGGCACCTGCTCCGGGATCGCCAGACGCTCGTCATCCTGGTCCTGATGCCGCTGCTTCAGGTCCTTCTATTCGGCTTCGCGGTGCGCACCGAGGTCGACAACATCCGACTCGCCATCGTCGACCCGACGCCCGACCACCGAAGCACCGAACTGCGCAGCCGGTTCGGCGCAACAACCAGCTTTGATATCGTCGGCACGGTCGGGGCAACAGCCGAACTCGAGCCGCTCTTTGCGAGTGGACGAGTCCGTCAGGCAGTCGTCTTCGAGTCCCGGTTTGCGGAGCGGATCGCCCGCGGCGAGCCGGTCGTCATCCAGCTGATCACCGATGCCACCGACCCGAACACGGGCAGCATCATGCAGGCGTATGCGGTGTCGGTGATCCGCCAGTACGAAGCCGAGCTGATGCAGGCGTTGCCCCGGGTGCGGATCGTGCCGCAGGTCCAGATGCGATTCAACCCGACGCTCGAGAGTGTCTTTCTCTTCGTGCCCGGCCTGATTGCCTTCGTGCTGACACTCACCTCGGCGCTGATGACCGCCATCTCGATCACCCGAGAGAAGGAGACGGGCACCATGGAGGTGTTGCTCGTTTCGCCCCTCCGGCCCTGGCAGATCGTCGTTGGCAAAGTGATACCGTATATCGCGCTTGGCTTCGCCAACGTGCTGCTCGTACTCGCGGCAGCGCGCATCGTCTTCGGCGTGCCGATCAACGGCAGTCCGGCCCTCCTTCTGGCCGAGAGCCTGCTCTACATCGTCGTTGCGCTCGCGCTCGGCGTGTTGATTTCGACGATGGCGCCGTCACAGCGAGTTGCAATGATGGCGGCGCTCGCGGGGCTGATGCTGCCCACCATGATGCTCTCGGGGTTCATCTTTCCGATCGAGAGCATGCCCGCACCACTCCGTGCGCTGTCGAACATCGTTCCGGCACGCTGGTTCGTCGTCGTGGTGCGAGGCATCATGATCAAGGGCGTCGGCATCGAGCATCTCTGGCGTGAAACCCTGATTCTCGTTGGGATGGCAACCGCGCTGCTGACCTTGAGCGCCCGGCGTCTTGCCGTCCGGCTGGGGTAACCGATGCGCACCCTCCTCTTTCTGATTCGCAAAGAGTACCTCCAGATCTTTCGCGATCGGGCCACGGTCTTCCAGATCTTCTTCATCCCGGTCGTGCAGCTCCTGCTGCTGTCCAACGCAGCCACCTTCCAGATCACCAACGCGCGGATGCACGTCGTGGATCTCGATCGGAGCACGGCGTCGCGCGGCCTGGTCACGCATCTAACCGCATCCGGCCGGTTCGTCGTGTCGTCCGCGGTGCCATCACAGGAGGCGGCCAACGAGAGTCTCCTCGGTCGCGAGGCGACGATGATCCTGACGATCCCGCCGCGCTTCGAGCGAGATCTGATTCGCCAGGGCGTCGCCCCGGTGCAGCTCGTGCTCAACGCCGAGGAGGGTGCGGCAGCGGGCATAACCCAGTCGTACGCCCTGCAGATCATCAGTGACTATGCCCGGCAGCTGGGCGTCGAGTTGCGGCCGCAGACCGCCCCGCGCATCGATCCGGCGCCCGCGAGGGCCGGAGCAGCGTTTGACGTCCGATTGCGCAGCTGGTTCAACCCGACGCTCAGCTACAAACACTATATGGTGCCTGGCATTCTCGTCTCGCTCGTCACGATCATCGGGATGCTGCTCACCGCGCAGAACATTGCCCGGGAAAAGGAGGCTGGCACCCTCGAACAGCTCAACGTCACCCCGATCACCAAGGGACAGTTCATCGCGGGTAAGCTGCTGCCCTTCTGGCTGC
This region of Gemmatimonadales bacterium genomic DNA includes:
- a CDS encoding ABC transporter permease, which produces MSALRGFIRKETWHLLRDRQTLVILVLMPLLQVLLFGFAVRTEVDNIRLAIVDPTPDHRSTELRSRFGATTSFDIVGTVGATAELEPLFASGRVRQAVVFESRFAERIARGEPVVIQLITDATDPNTGSIMQAYAVSVIRQYEAELMQALPRVRIVPQVQMRFNPTLESVFLFVPGLIAFVLTLTSALMTAISITREKETGTMEVLLVSPLRPWQIVVGKVIPYIALGFANVLLVLAAARIVFGVPINGSPALLLAESLLYIVVALALGVLISTMAPSQRVAMMAALAGLMLPTMMLSGFIFPIESMPAPLRALSNIVPARWFVVVVRGIMIKGVGIEHLWRETLILVGMATALLTLSARRLAVRLG
- a CDS encoding ABC transporter permease, coding for MRTLLFLIRKEYLQIFRDRATVFQIFFIPVVQLLLLSNAATFQITNARMHVVDLDRSTASRGLVTHLTASGRFVVSSAVPSQEAANESLLGREATMILTIPPRFERDLIRQGVAPVQLVLNAEEGAAAGITQSYALQIISDYARQLGVELRPQTAPRIDPAPARAGAAFDVRLRSWFNPTLSYKHYMVPGILVSLVTIIGMLLTAQNIAREKEAGTLEQLNVTPITKGQFIAGKLLPFWLLALVMFSLGLIVGKLAFGIPMRGNLLLVFVSAAVYLTVALGTGLWIATIASTQQQTMFVSFFVLVIYLLMSGLFTPIDSMPIWAQWMAELNPVKHFVVIMRAVLVRGADLSGIAVPLGALAALGLLVLTGAVRQYSKTHG